From a single Cytophagales bacterium WSM2-2 genomic region:
- a CDS encoding hemolysin D codes for MKKIGFILLFAGLFIACQDHKKVAKQEEAHSKTSLVLSQSQVTHIKVDSIREQKLADQLAAVGEVSFAEDNVVRIYPIVSGTVEKIFVSLGDYVQKGQVLATLLSMDMSQIQRDYNIAKSNFSVEEKNLARAQELFAAGMMSEKEFANAKKDHSNALSELNERTQILKLYGGSSSDLDAIYNVVAPRSGYIVERSVTEGTQIRNDNNTNIFTISDLKTVWVWANIHESDLSKVSEGDEVQVKTIAFPDLIFNGRVKKIGTMLDPDSRVIKIRTELNNADGLLKPEMFANVLLTPKTSEKAIVVPNISIILENNQSYVMLETGKNEFKKVQIKTGRVFHYYTEVLEGVSVGQRIVTEGSLFVLTAFNQL; via the coding sequence ATGAAAAAAATAGGTTTCATTTTATTATTTGCAGGGTTGTTCATCGCCTGCCAGGATCATAAAAAAGTAGCAAAGCAGGAGGAAGCTCACAGCAAAACCAGCCTGGTGCTCTCACAGAGTCAGGTGACGCATATCAAGGTCGACTCCATTCGCGAGCAAAAACTTGCCGACCAACTCGCTGCTGTCGGAGAAGTAAGCTTTGCAGAAGACAACGTTGTCAGGATTTATCCTATTGTGAGCGGTACTGTTGAGAAGATATTTGTTTCTCTCGGTGATTATGTTCAAAAGGGACAGGTACTTGCTACGCTGTTGAGCATGGACATGAGCCAGATTCAGCGGGATTACAACATTGCGAAATCAAATTTTTCGGTGGAAGAGAAAAACCTGGCTCGTGCACAAGAGCTTTTCGCTGCAGGGATGATGAGTGAAAAAGAATTTGCCAATGCGAAAAAGGATCACAGCAACGCGCTTTCCGAATTGAATGAAAGAACTCAGATTTTAAAACTCTATGGTGGATCCTCAAGCGACCTTGATGCAATTTACAACGTAGTGGCTCCACGATCAGGATATATCGTTGAGCGTAGTGTAACTGAAGGAACGCAAATCAGGAATGATAACAATACCAATATTTTTACCATTTCTGATTTGAAAACAGTCTGGGTTTGGGCGAATATTCACGAAAGTGATTTGTCCAAAGTTTCTGAAGGAGATGAAGTGCAGGTGAAGACTATTGCCTTTCCCGATTTGATCTTCAACGGTCGCGTGAAAAAGATTGGGACCATGCTTGATCCGGATTCGCGGGTGATCAAGATTCGCACAGAACTCAATAATGCCGATGGGTTACTAAAACCCGAAATGTTTGCCAATGTGCTTCTTACGCCCAAGACGAGTGAAAAGGCGATCGTAGTTCCGAATATTTCCATCATTCTTGAGAACAACCAGAGCTACGTAATGCTGGAGACAGGAAAAAATGAGTTTAAGAAAGTACAAATAAAAACGGGACGTGTTTTTCACTATTACACCGAAGTACTGGAAGGTGTAAGTGTTGGTCAACGGATAGTCACCGAAGGATCACTTTTCGTTCTTACAGCATTCAATCAACTTTAA
- a CDS encoding cation transporter, which translates to MNKSLTGFILLILSGVCVPGLKAQDSTVSLLNAKERLLKKNFYLLAAYYEINQAEAQVIQAKLLYNPTIYWNQEAYNKDQEKYLKASNQYELQINQTISIAGKHTNTVKLARINLEINKVQFTDIIRSLLYDLGNNYNNLAALEAKEKLYDEVLTSYQRLIAASKKELEVGAISVTEDLRIKSEYIAVKSRSLDNASQKEQYLSQLRTLLQYPKDTLLQVTQKIPLFNDTFLLDSLINRALLVRPDLKVSNLYQAYQEQNLKLQRSMAIPDLSIGYDYDLGGNYIRNYSGLVLQMPLPLFNRNQGNIKEAKFNIKQSGLQRDYLKTTVTNQVIAAFNQYKKSYEGLTNYTDEYLNSLTQLNRNTNTYFQKRDISLLEFIDYQRIYISTNIQLIELRQQFLNSVNNLNFSIGETLIDY; encoded by the coding sequence ATGAACAAGTCTCTTACAGGCTTTATACTTCTCATTCTTTCGGGAGTGTGTGTGCCCGGTCTCAAGGCACAGGACTCCACGGTGTCACTATTGAATGCCAAGGAACGTTTATTGAAGAAGAATTTCTATCTACTCGCTGCCTACTATGAAATCAACCAGGCGGAAGCCCAGGTAATTCAAGCGAAGCTGCTTTACAACCCAACCATTTATTGGAACCAGGAAGCTTACAATAAGGATCAGGAGAAATACCTCAAAGCATCTAACCAATATGAGTTGCAGATTAACCAAACCATTTCCATCGCAGGCAAGCACACGAACACAGTCAAGCTTGCACGGATCAATTTGGAGATAAACAAAGTTCAGTTTACGGATATCATTCGGAGTTTGCTTTATGATCTGGGCAATAATTACAACAACCTGGCAGCTTTGGAGGCCAAGGAGAAATTGTATGACGAGGTATTGACCAGCTATCAGCGGTTAATTGCTGCCAGTAAGAAGGAGCTGGAGGTGGGAGCGATTTCGGTTACGGAAGATTTGCGTATCAAATCGGAATATATAGCTGTAAAATCCCGGTCATTGGACAACGCCAGCCAGAAGGAGCAATATCTTTCTCAGCTTCGTACGTTGCTTCAGTATCCTAAGGACACGCTGCTCCAGGTAACACAGAAAATTCCCCTGTTCAATGACACCTTTCTGCTTGACTCGTTGATCAATCGGGCTCTACTCGTAAGGCCAGACCTGAAAGTATCAAACCTGTATCAGGCGTATCAGGAGCAGAACTTGAAATTGCAGCGCTCTATGGCAATACCTGATTTATCAATCGGATACGATTATGACTTGGGTGGAAATTATATTCGCAACTATTCAGGTTTGGTACTGCAAATGCCACTGCCTTTGTTTAACCGTAATCAAGGGAACATCAAAGAAGCAAAATTCAATATCAAGCAATCGGGATTGCAGCGTGATTACTTGAAGACGACCGTTACTAACCAGGTGATTGCTGCTTTTAACCAGTATAAGAAAAGTTATGAAGGGTTGACTAACTACACAGACGAGTATCTTAACAGCCTTACACAACTGAACAGAAATACGAATACGTATTTTCAAAAAAGAGATATCAGTTTGCTGGAGTTTATCGACTACCAGCGTATTTACATCAGTACCAATATTCAGTTGATTGAACTGCGTCAGCAATTTTTGAACAGTGTCAACAACCTTAATTTTAGCATAGGAGAAACTCTAATTGACTATTAA
- a CDS encoding aspartokinase — MQVVKFGGTSVGKPERMKKIANLVVNMPGKKIVVLSALSGTTNTLVKIGDFLLAGKNGEANQEIATLEKHYLGFVKELYESPAYHAIGEELVSRYFSLFRLLAAGKFDDRSYRELLAQGELVSTELFYHHCQERKINARLLPALHFMSIDENNEPELEKISERLKPILETMAGTNILITQGYICRNHKNEIDNLKRGGSDYTASLVGAAVRAEEVQIWTDIDGMHNNDPRVVKKTIPIAELTFDEASELAYFGAKILHPSTIVPAQKYGVPVRLKNTMDEQAFGTLISERGTSGQFKAIAAKDGITAIKIKSSRMLLAYGFLRQVFEIFERNKTAIDMISTSEVAVSVTIDDDRHVEEIITELKNLGSIDIDKNQTIICIVGNGLMEKEGVLKDVFQSLAGIPIRMVSYGGSNNNISLLVETTQKEKALNLLNEGLFGL, encoded by the coding sequence ATGCAGGTAGTGAAATTTGGAGGCACCTCTGTAGGGAAGCCCGAGCGGATGAAAAAAATTGCAAACCTGGTAGTGAATATGCCAGGTAAGAAGATTGTTGTGCTGTCGGCCCTGAGCGGCACAACGAATACGCTCGTAAAAATCGGGGATTTCCTGCTTGCCGGAAAGAATGGCGAGGCCAACCAGGAAATCGCTACCCTGGAAAAGCACTACCTGGGTTTTGTTAAGGAGCTATACGAATCTCCTGCCTATCATGCCATTGGTGAAGAATTGGTGAGTCGGTACTTCAGTCTCTTCCGGTTGTTGGCAGCAGGTAAATTTGATGACCGCAGTTACCGAGAACTTCTTGCCCAGGGCGAATTGGTTTCTACTGAGTTGTTTTATCATCACTGCCAGGAAAGGAAAATCAATGCAAGACTTCTTCCCGCGCTTCACTTCATGTCCATCGATGAAAATAATGAACCTGAACTCGAAAAGATAAGCGAGCGTCTGAAACCTATCCTGGAGACGATGGCTGGCACCAACATACTGATTACCCAGGGATACATCTGCCGCAATCATAAAAACGAAATTGATAATTTGAAAAGAGGCGGGAGCGACTATACCGCTTCACTGGTCGGGGCGGCCGTCCGCGCAGAGGAGGTTCAGATATGGACGGACATTGATGGAATGCACAACAATGATCCTCGCGTGGTGAAAAAAACGATACCCATTGCTGAGCTAACTTTTGATGAAGCTTCAGAGCTCGCCTATTTTGGTGCGAAGATCCTTCACCCATCTACCATTGTGCCAGCGCAGAAATACGGAGTGCCGGTACGCTTGAAAAATACAATGGATGAACAAGCATTCGGTACTTTAATAAGTGAGCGGGGCACGAGCGGGCAATTCAAAGCCATTGCTGCGAAAGATGGAATTACCGCTATCAAAATAAAGTCATCGCGCATGCTTTTGGCTTATGGCTTTTTGCGCCAGGTATTTGAAATTTTTGAGCGAAATAAAACGGCTATCGATATGATCTCAACATCTGAAGTAGCGGTGTCAGTTACTATCGATGATGACAGGCATGTTGAGGAGATTATCACCGAATTGAAAAATTTGGGCTCGATTGATATAGATAAGAACCAAACCATTATCTGTATTGTAGGCAACGGCTTGATGGAGAAGGAAGGTGTGTTGAAAGACGTGTTTCAGTCGCTTGCCGGAATCCCCATTCGAATGGTAAGCTATGGAGGAAGTAACAATAACATTTCCTTGCTGGTAGAGACGACTCAAAAAGAGAAAGCGCTCAATCTTCTGAACGAAGGATTGTTCGGTCTCTAA
- the mdh gene encoding malate dehydrogenase, producing the protein MKITVVGAGNVGATCADVLAYREVANEIVLVDIKEGLAEGKSLDIWQKAPIDLYDSRTIGSTNDYSKTANSDVVVITSGLPRKPGMTRDDLISTNAGIVKTVAENIVKHSPKSIIIVVSNPLDVMTYQAHLVSKFPRTRVMGMAGILDTARYRAFLAEALNVSPKDIQAMILGGHGDTMVPLPRYTTVGGIPVTELISKDKLDAIIERTKVGGGELVKLMGTSAWYAPGSAAAQMVESIVKDQRRVLPVCVQLDGEYGIKDCYLGVPVILGKNGIERIIELELNSAEKALLETSRKHVKEVMEVLDKLPK; encoded by the coding sequence ATGAAGATAACCGTTGTAGGCGCTGGCAATGTAGGTGCCACCTGTGCTGACGTATTGGCCTACCGTGAAGTGGCCAATGAAATTGTTTTAGTGGATATCAAAGAAGGACTTGCAGAAGGCAAGAGCCTCGATATCTGGCAAAAAGCTCCCATTGACCTGTACGACAGCCGGACCATCGGCTCTACCAACGATTATTCAAAGACTGCAAATTCAGACGTGGTTGTTATCACTTCCGGCCTGCCTCGTAAGCCCGGTATGACACGCGATGACCTGATCAGCACCAATGCAGGGATCGTTAAGACTGTAGCTGAAAATATTGTAAAGCATTCTCCTAAGTCGATCATCATTGTAGTCAGCAACCCCCTGGATGTAATGACTTACCAGGCTCATCTGGTGTCGAAGTTTCCCCGTACAAGGGTAATGGGTATGGCTGGAATCCTCGACACAGCACGTTACAGAGCGTTCCTGGCTGAGGCCCTTAATGTTTCTCCGAAAGATATTCAAGCCATGATCCTGGGCGGGCATGGTGACACTATGGTTCCACTGCCACGATATACAACGGTTGGCGGTATTCCTGTTACAGAATTGATTTCAAAAGACAAGCTGGACGCCATTATCGAGCGTACGAAAGTAGGTGGAGGCGAACTTGTAAAACTGATGGGCACTTCTGCCTGGTATGCTCCTGGCTCAGCTGCTGCCCAAATGGTGGAAAGCATTGTGAAAGATCAACGCAGAGTTCTTCCTGTCTGCGTTCAACTGGATGGTGAATACGGAATTAAGGACTGCTACCTTGGAGTACCTGTAATTCTGGGTAAAAATGGTATTGAGCGAATCATCGAACTAGAATTGAACAGCGCTGAAAAAGCTCTTTTAGAAACCAGCCGCAAGCACGTGAAAGAAGTGATGGAAGTACTCGACAAGCTTCCCAAGTAG
- a CDS encoding twitching motility protein PilT, with translation MKVFLDANILVSVLNKEYPQFTYSARVMSLVDDNRFEIFTSPICLAIAFYFAEKKSGRKEAKNKIRILVSKINIAEADQGVIQKAVQDKSVGDFEDGMEYYSALKAGCKWIVTEDKNDFHFSKVPVMTAREFLEEHVL, from the coding sequence ATGAAAGTTTTCCTTGATGCAAATATTCTTGTGTCTGTGTTGAATAAAGAATACCCGCAATTCACTTACTCGGCTCGGGTAATGAGCCTTGTTGATGACAATCGATTTGAAATTTTTACTTCACCAATTTGTCTGGCCATTGCATTTTATTTTGCGGAAAAGAAAAGTGGAAGGAAAGAAGCTAAAAACAAAATCAGAATACTGGTGTCAAAAATAAATATTGCGGAAGCAGATCAGGGAGTAATACAGAAAGCAGTTCAAGATAAATCAGTTGGTGACTTTGAGGACGGAATGGAATATTATTCAGCGCTGAAAGCGGGTTGCAAATGGATCGTGACCGAAGACAAAAATGATTTTCATTTCTCAAAAGTGCCCGTGATGACTGCCCGTGAATTCCTGGAGGAGCATGTGCTCTGA
- a CDS encoding SAM-dependent methyltransferase: protein MKKIIGWVVRFVPRRYLQLFTGIGLKVIGVFYWGRKVECPICDHHFREFLPYGRINARSNALCPSCLSLERHRLMWLYLKDKTNFFSGKLDVLHIAPEPCYISRFEKQHGNKYITADIESPLAKVKMDIHQIPFSENHFDVVLCNHVLEHVKDDIKAMSEIHRVLKPGGWAILQIPFFSPVPDVTFEDNSITDKRERERIFGQDDHVRKYGKDYTHRIAQSGLKPSEEKFSESFSKEDAYHFGIVRTEVIYRAVKS, encoded by the coding sequence ATGAAGAAGATCATCGGTTGGGTGGTAAGGTTTGTACCGCGCAGGTACCTGCAACTATTCACTGGCATTGGCCTGAAAGTGATTGGTGTTTTCTATTGGGGCCGGAAGGTAGAGTGCCCGATCTGTGACCACCACTTCCGGGAATTTCTTCCCTATGGCAGGATAAATGCCCGCTCTAATGCCCTTTGCCCGAGTTGCCTTAGTCTGGAGCGACATCGGCTGATGTGGCTCTACCTGAAGGACAAGACCAATTTTTTTTCAGGGAAACTGGATGTGCTTCACATTGCACCAGAGCCATGCTATATCTCACGTTTTGAAAAACAACACGGAAACAAATACATCACAGCAGATATTGAATCTCCGTTGGCCAAAGTAAAAATGGATATTCACCAGATTCCTTTTTCGGAAAACCATTTTGATGTAGTGCTGTGCAATCATGTGCTAGAGCATGTGAAAGACGACATCAAAGCGATGAGTGAAATTCACCGCGTGTTAAAACCTGGTGGCTGGGCGATTTTGCAGATTCCTTTTTTTTCGCCTGTGCCTGACGTAACATTTGAAGACAATTCCATCACTGATAAAAGAGAACGTGAAAGAATTTTTGGTCAAGATGACCACGTAAGAAAATATGGCAAAGACTATACTCACCGAATTGCTCAAAGTGGCCTTAAGCCATCAGAAGAGAAATTCTCCGAATCCTTTTCAAAGGAAGATGCTTATCATTTCGGAATCGTAAGGACAGAAGTTATTTACAGAGCTGTAAAAAGTTAA
- a CDS encoding cyclic nucleotide-binding protein, producing MLKVKARKFLKGQYVVQQGDVCRTENFVLSGCLKTFYIDQEGQEHIVMLAIENWWTSDLGSFINQAPADFNVQCLENSEVLQITYEDLEQVFLEIPKLERFFRIIIQRAFAAAQKRIVNNFSLPAKERYLKFREQYPQIEQRVPQYMIASYLGITKEFLSKIRHQLIEDQ from the coding sequence TTGTTGAAAGTAAAGGCACGGAAATTTCTCAAAGGGCAGTATGTTGTTCAGCAAGGTGATGTGTGTCGTACAGAAAACTTTGTTCTGTCAGGTTGCCTCAAGACTTTTTATATTGATCAGGAAGGACAGGAGCATATTGTTATGCTCGCAATCGAAAACTGGTGGACATCCGACTTGGGGAGTTTCATTAACCAGGCACCGGCAGATTTTAATGTGCAATGCCTGGAGAACTCTGAAGTACTTCAGATAACGTACGAAGATCTCGAACAAGTGTTCCTTGAGATTCCAAAACTCGAACGCTTTTTCAGAATCATTATTCAACGTGCCTTTGCTGCTGCTCAAAAGAGAATTGTCAATAACTTCAGCTTGCCTGCCAAGGAGCGTTACCTGAAATTTCGTGAGCAATACCCTCAAATCGAACAACGTGTTCCACAATACATGATCGCGTCTTACCTCGGCATAACCAAGGAATTCCTCAGTAAGATCCGTCATCAGCTGATTGAAGATCAGTAA
- a CDS encoding ABC transporter permease: MIRNLITTAWRSLLKNKFFSSLNIIGLAVGMAVFLLIAQYVHFERSYENFIPNADNIYRVKLESYLNNQLINASAENYPGVGPSFKNELPEVTGFARLYNMGYKNNIIITNEDARPSPIAFKHRRFLYADSSFLPLMGYTMVAGDAKTALSHPFNAVISEKYARMYFGNEDPLGKSLRLQDDDFINELVKVTGVVKDLPENTHLKFDVLFSYKSLFPRGDWAVARYDHGWRRKDMYTFISVLPGTNPKTLEAKFPALVDKYKPENKQQNQVDILSLQPLKSIHLTSNLAEEPEPNGDGKIVNFLSMIGLFVLIIAWINYINLSTAKAMERAKEVGVRKVMGALKGHLVRQFITESGLINFLSVMIAFGIVALVLPYFNSLSGLSLNITYLLQGWFLGLVALLWLTGTLLSGFYPAFVLSSFKPVVVLKGKMKNSLSGIFLRKSLVVFQFVASVALIAGTFIVYDQLNFMMNQDLGVSIDQVLVVDRPGIAPVDRKVFNSTIDVFRDELRKNPNVQGVAASATIPGKQREYKVNVKKYGASDDQLVTVRFNSMDFEFLEVFKMKLIAGRAFSEQFVKDPDTSIIVTANAARLLGFAKPEDAIGQTVAIPNFQWNPIIVGVVNDYHQVSLKKALDPSIFFCSKYGGEFYSMRINTSSLTRTLEHVKQSWEKAFPGNPFEFFFLDDYFNRQYENERKFGGLFMTFAALAIVVGCLGLFGLSAYTATQRTKEIGIRKALGSTERGIFFLLSQEYLKLVGLAILIATPLVWWVMNSWMQNFPYRTSISVVIFAVAGAMVLVVAMITISYQTVRAAKINPVDSLRYE; encoded by the coding sequence ATGATCCGCAATCTCATCACTACCGCCTGGCGTAGTCTGCTTAAAAACAAGTTTTTTTCATCCTTGAATATCATTGGCCTTGCGGTAGGCATGGCTGTGTTTTTGCTCATTGCTCAGTATGTCCATTTTGAACGCAGCTATGAGAATTTCATTCCGAACGCAGATAATATTTACCGGGTAAAACTGGAATCATATCTGAACAATCAATTGATTAATGCCAGTGCCGAAAATTATCCGGGGGTTGGACCTTCGTTTAAAAATGAATTGCCTGAAGTGACCGGCTTTGCCCGTCTCTATAACATGGGCTATAAAAACAATATCATCATCACCAACGAAGATGCAAGACCAAGTCCTATCGCATTTAAGCATCGTAGATTCTTGTATGCGGACTCGTCTTTTTTGCCTTTGATGGGATATACCATGGTGGCGGGTGACGCGAAGACTGCGTTGTCTCATCCGTTCAATGCCGTGATTTCGGAAAAGTATGCCCGGATGTATTTTGGAAATGAAGACCCGCTCGGCAAGTCGCTCCGCCTTCAGGATGACGATTTTATAAATGAACTGGTGAAAGTAACCGGAGTGGTGAAGGATCTTCCCGAAAATACACATTTGAAATTCGATGTGTTATTTTCATATAAAAGCCTTTTCCCAAGAGGCGATTGGGCAGTAGCGCGCTATGATCATGGTTGGAGACGCAAAGACATGTATACATTTATTAGCGTGCTCCCTGGAACTAATCCGAAAACATTGGAAGCCAAATTCCCTGCATTAGTTGATAAGTACAAGCCCGAAAACAAACAACAAAACCAGGTTGACATCCTCTCGCTTCAACCTTTGAAGTCGATTCACCTGACTTCGAATCTCGCTGAAGAGCCGGAGCCGAACGGTGACGGGAAAATTGTCAACTTTCTTTCAATGATCGGTTTGTTCGTCCTGATCATCGCCTGGATCAACTACATTAATCTTTCCACTGCTAAGGCGATGGAGAGAGCGAAAGAAGTTGGAGTACGAAAAGTAATGGGTGCCCTCAAAGGTCATCTCGTCAGGCAATTTATCACCGAGTCGGGATTGATCAATTTCTTGTCGGTGATGATTGCGTTCGGAATTGTTGCTTTGGTACTTCCGTATTTCAATTCACTTTCCGGGCTGTCACTCAATATCACTTACCTGTTGCAAGGATGGTTCCTCGGACTAGTTGCTCTACTTTGGCTGACCGGTACATTACTTTCAGGATTTTATCCGGCCTTTGTACTCTCTTCATTCAAGCCGGTGGTTGTGTTGAAAGGAAAAATGAAAAATAGTTTAAGCGGAATTTTCCTTCGCAAGTCGTTGGTCGTATTTCAGTTTGTAGCTTCTGTGGCACTCATAGCCGGTACGTTCATCGTTTATGATCAATTGAACTTCATGATGAACCAGGATTTGGGAGTGAGCATCGACCAGGTATTGGTTGTCGATCGCCCTGGTATTGCTCCAGTCGACCGCAAAGTATTCAATTCAACCATTGATGTATTCAGAGACGAACTTCGAAAGAATCCGAATGTTCAGGGAGTAGCAGCATCTGCTACAATTCCCGGAAAGCAACGCGAGTACAAAGTGAATGTTAAAAAGTATGGAGCATCCGATGATCAGCTGGTAACCGTGCGATTCAATAGCATGGACTTTGAATTTCTCGAAGTATTTAAGATGAAACTGATTGCAGGCCGTGCTTTCTCAGAGCAGTTTGTTAAAGATCCGGATACATCCATTATCGTCACGGCAAATGCAGCACGCCTCCTGGGTTTTGCCAAACCTGAAGATGCTATCGGACAAACAGTAGCCATCCCCAACTTTCAGTGGAACCCTATCATCGTTGGGGTAGTAAATGACTATCACCAGGTCTCCCTGAAAAAAGCATTAGACCCAAGTATTTTCTTTTGTTCGAAGTATGGCGGAGAGTTTTATTCTATGCGGATCAACACGAGCTCACTCACGCGTACACTTGAACATGTCAAGCAATCGTGGGAAAAAGCATTTCCTGGAAACCCGTTTGAATTCTTCTTTTTGGATGACTACTTCAATCGCCAATATGAGAACGAGCGTAAATTCGGAGGTCTGTTTATGACCTTTGCAGCGCTTGCGATTGTGGTCGGCTGCCTCGGTCTGTTTGGATTGTCGGCATACACGGCAACACAACGCACAAAAGAAATAGGAATTCGCAAAGCACTTGGTTCTACTGAGCGAGGTATATTTTTCCTTCTTTCACAAGAATACCTGAAGCTGGTCGGGTTAGCGATTCTGATTGCAACTCCACTGGTGTGGTGGGTGATGAACAGCTGGATGCAAAATTTCCCTTATCGAACTTCGATATCGGTAGTCATATTTGCCGTGGCTGGTGCAATGGTTTTGGTGGTCGCCATGATCACAATAAGCTACCAGACGGTGCGCGCAGCGAAAATCAATCCCGTAGATTCACTGAGGTATGAGTAA